Proteins from a genomic interval of Diaphorobacter sp. HDW4A:
- the dnaE gene encoding DNA polymerase III subunit alpha yields MFVHLRLHTEFSVVDGTTRVDDIIKAAVKDGQPAMGLTDLNNMFGGVKFYKAARGKGLKPVIGTEISVPMEGDGAPFARMILLIQSNQGYFSLSEILARAWTSNVVKNVPLVKWEWLEELNDGLIALSGAQAGPVGQPLMRGDEASAMDQALRLARIFPHRFYMEIQRAGRSDDESHLVQAVQLAARMNLPVVATHPIQFATADDYEAHEARVCIAEGEILGNQRRIRKFTREQYFKTAAEMEALFADLPTAVENTLEIAKRCNLTLVLGKPRLPDFPTPNGMPIDDYFRYASYQGLEERLIYLFPNEAKRDKERPRYVERLEFELHTILQMGFPGYFLIVGDFIQWAKNNGCPVGPGRGSGAGSLVAYALKITDLDPLQYALLFERFLNPERVSMPDFDIDFCQGNRDRVIDYVKQKYGKNAVSQIATFGTMAAKAAIRDVGRVMDMSYTFCDGISKLVPGKPGMSYTLAYPPEQKKEGDKNNYALELEPLLYDRVRNEEDVRTVIEMAQKLEGTTRSIGMHAGGVVIAPGKLTDFCPLYQQPGSDSAVAMYDKDDVEDVGLVKFDFLGLATLTILEIAREFIQKRHKGKENFAFEDIPLDDARTYDLFSVGKTEAVFQFESRGMQGMLKEAKPSRLEDLIALNALYRPGPMDLIPSFVNRKHGKEVVEYPHPLVENVLSETYGIMVYQEQVMQTAQVLGGYSLGGADLLRRAMGKKKVEEMVKHRGIFREGAAKNGITEQKADEVFDLMEKFAGYGFNKSHAAAYSLLAYHTGWLKVHYTAEFYCGNMTVEMDDTDKLKVLYEDAVKNFGMTFEPPDVNRGMYRFEPVTDKVIRYGLGAIKGTGQSAIEAIIAAREGKGEGPQGHVQGPFTSLFDFCVRVDRSRINKRTVEALIKAGAFDAIQMNRAALSASLDTAFEFATATHANANQCGLFDMMGDDAQGSSTKEPELADVLPWGIKERLTQEKTAIGFYLSGHLFDEVALEVRKFVRTPIDELQDNREVQTIAGIVTDYRVINGQRGKLALFKIDDKTKVLEASADEGVINASMPIRDDDLIVVAGRLQLDHFSGGLRVKVLQVSDLAGARAKYGKYLRVKVQDEVPDVGAIVREFPPKVESTEHGETLRRGLRVRLDMKIQSDRGAAVAELNLGEASSFFPTDAALAAWSSMAGSEAVSVVYDHG; encoded by the coding sequence ATGTTTGTTCACTTGCGCCTACACACCGAATTTTCCGTGGTCGACGGAACCACCCGGGTCGACGACATCATCAAGGCGGCCGTCAAGGATGGCCAGCCTGCGATGGGACTTACCGATCTGAACAATATGTTTGGGGGCGTGAAGTTCTACAAGGCTGCGCGCGGCAAGGGGCTCAAGCCCGTGATCGGCACAGAGATCAGCGTACCCATGGAGGGCGACGGTGCCCCGTTCGCGCGGATGATTCTGCTGATCCAGAGCAATCAGGGCTATTTCAGCCTATCGGAAATCCTCGCCCGCGCCTGGACCAGCAACGTCGTGAAGAACGTTCCGCTCGTCAAATGGGAATGGCTTGAAGAGCTCAACGACGGGCTGATCGCGCTTTCCGGCGCGCAGGCGGGGCCGGTCGGCCAACCACTGATGCGCGGGGACGAAGCCTCCGCCATGGACCAAGCGTTGCGTCTGGCGCGCATTTTCCCGCACCGCTTTTACATGGAGATACAGCGCGCAGGCCGCAGCGACGACGAGTCGCATCTCGTGCAGGCGGTGCAGCTCGCCGCTCGCATGAATCTGCCAGTGGTCGCCACGCATCCCATCCAGTTCGCGACCGCCGACGATTACGAGGCCCACGAGGCCCGCGTTTGCATTGCGGAAGGCGAAATTCTGGGCAACCAGCGTCGCATCCGCAAGTTCACGCGTGAGCAGTATTTCAAGACCGCCGCTGAGATGGAGGCGCTGTTCGCCGACCTCCCAACTGCCGTCGAGAACACGCTGGAAATCGCCAAGCGCTGCAACTTGACGCTGGTGCTCGGCAAGCCGCGTCTGCCGGATTTCCCGACGCCGAACGGCATGCCGATCGACGACTATTTCCGCTACGCCTCGTACCAGGGGCTGGAAGAGCGCCTGATTTATTTGTTTCCGAATGAGGCCAAACGCGACAAGGAGCGTCCGCGCTATGTGGAGCGTCTCGAGTTTGAGCTGCACACCATCCTGCAGATGGGATTTCCCGGCTACTTCCTGATCGTGGGCGACTTCATTCAATGGGCCAAGAATAATGGCTGCCCCGTGGGGCCAGGCCGTGGATCGGGCGCCGGTTCGCTAGTAGCTTACGCGCTCAAGATCACCGATCTGGATCCGCTGCAGTACGCGCTGCTGTTCGAGCGTTTCCTGAATCCTGAACGCGTCTCGATGCCTGACTTCGACATCGACTTCTGTCAGGGCAATCGCGACCGCGTGATCGACTACGTGAAGCAGAAGTACGGCAAGAACGCCGTGAGCCAGATCGCCACCTTCGGCACGATGGCAGCCAAGGCCGCCATCCGTGACGTGGGCCGGGTGATGGACATGAGCTACACCTTCTGCGATGGCATCTCCAAACTGGTGCCGGGCAAGCCGGGCATGAGCTATACGCTGGCCTATCCGCCCGAGCAGAAGAAGGAGGGCGACAAAAACAACTACGCGCTCGAGCTCGAACCGCTGCTCTACGATCGCGTGCGCAACGAAGAAGACGTGCGCACCGTGATCGAGATGGCGCAGAAGCTCGAAGGCACGACCCGTAGTATCGGCATGCACGCCGGTGGCGTGGTGATCGCGCCGGGCAAGCTGACCGATTTCTGTCCGCTCTACCAGCAGCCAGGCAGCGATTCCGCCGTGGCGATGTACGACAAGGACGACGTGGAAGACGTCGGCCTCGTGAAGTTCGACTTCTTGGGTCTGGCGACGTTGACCATTCTCGAGATCGCGCGCGAGTTCATCCAGAAGCGCCACAAGGGCAAGGAAAACTTCGCGTTCGAGGACATTCCGCTCGACGACGCCAGAACCTACGACTTGTTTTCGGTCGGCAAGACCGAAGCCGTGTTCCAGTTTGAATCGCGCGGCATGCAGGGCATGCTCAAGGAAGCCAAGCCCAGCCGCCTTGAAGACCTGATCGCGCTGAACGCCCTGTACCGCCCAGGTCCTATGGACCTGATCCCCAGCTTCGTGAACCGCAAGCACGGCAAGGAAGTGGTGGAGTATCCGCATCCGCTGGTCGAGAACGTGCTGTCCGAAACCTACGGAATCATGGTCTATCAGGAGCAGGTGATGCAGACCGCCCAGGTGCTGGGTGGCTACTCGCTCGGCGGCGCCGACTTGCTGCGCCGCGCGATGGGCAAGAAGAAGGTCGAGGAGATGGTCAAGCACCGCGGCATCTTCCGTGAGGGCGCCGCCAAGAACGGCATCACCGAGCAGAAGGCCGACGAGGTGTTCGACCTGATGGAGAAGTTCGCGGGCTACGGCTTCAACAAGTCGCACGCGGCCGCTTATTCGCTGCTGGCCTATCACACGGGTTGGCTCAAGGTGCACTACACGGCGGAGTTCTACTGCGGCAACATGACCGTGGAAATGGACGATACCGACAAGCTCAAGGTGCTCTACGAGGATGCGGTCAAGAATTTCGGCATGACCTTCGAGCCGCCGGACGTCAACCGGGGCATGTACCGCTTCGAGCCGGTGACCGACAAGGTGATCCGCTATGGCCTGGGTGCCATCAAGGGCACGGGGCAGTCGGCCATCGAAGCCATCATCGCCGCCCGTGAGGGCAAGGGCGAGGGCCCGCAGGGTCATGTGCAGGGGCCTTTCACCAGCCTGTTCGACTTCTGCGTGCGTGTGGACCGCAGCCGCATCAACAAGCGCACGGTCGAGGCGCTGATCAAGGCTGGCGCGTTCGACGCGATCCAGATGAACCGCGCGGCGCTGTCGGCGTCGCTCGATACCGCCTTCGAATTCGCCACGGCGACGCATGCCAACGCCAATCAGTGCGGCCTGTTCGACATGATGGGCGACGACGCCCAAGGCTCGAGCACCAAGGAGCCCGAGCTGGCCGATGTGCTGCCCTGGGGCATCAAGGAGCGCCTGACGCAGGAGAAGACCGCCATCGGTTTCTACCTCTCGGGCCATCTGTTCGATGAAGTGGCGCTTGAGGTGCGCAAGTTCGTGCGCACGCCCATTGACGAGCTGCAAGACAACCGCGAGGTACAGACTATCGCCGGAATCGTCACGGACTATCGCGTCATCAATGGTCAACGCGGCAAGTTGGCGCTGTTCAAGATCGATGACAAAACCAAGGTGCTCGAGGCCTCGGCGGACGAGGGGGTGATCAACGCGTCCATGCCGATTCGGGACGATGACCTGATCGTTGTGGCCGGACGTCTGCAGCTCGACCATTTCAGCGGCGGGTTGCGGGTGAAGGTGTTGCAGGTTTCCGATCTGGCCGGAGCCCGCGCCAAATATGGAAAGTATCTGCGCGTGAAGGTGCAGGACGAGGTGCCGGACGTGGGTGCCATCGTGCGTGAATTTCCCCCGAAGGTAGAGAGCACCGAGCATGGCGAAACCCTGCGCCGGGGCCTGCGCGTGCGGCTGGACATGAAGATCCAGTCTGATCGCGGCGCGGCTGTGGCCGAGCTCAATCTGGGCGAGGCAAGCAGCTTTTTTCCGACCGACGCGGCACTGGCCGCGTGGAGCAGCATGGCGGGTTCCGAGGCCGTCTCCGTGGTCTACGACCATGGGTGA
- a CDS encoding outer membrane protein assembly factor BamD translates to MSRLTLPLISALLAAGLLAGCSSTTEDKTAGWSPNKIYSEARDEANSGSYDKAVPLFEKLEGRAAGTPLAQQAQLEKAYAQYKNNDKAQAVATLDRFLKLHPSSPATDYALYLKGLVNFNEDLGMFSWLSRQDLSERDQKAAKDSFESFRDLVTRFPESRYTPDARQRMTYIVNSLAQYEVHVARYYYERGAYVAAISRAQIAVSDYKEVPAIEEALYILMRSYDALGLEQLRDDTRRVIEASYPNSEFLKSGFAKKSDPWWKFW, encoded by the coding sequence ATGTCGCGTCTGACTCTGCCCCTGATCTCTGCGTTGCTGGCTGCCGGCCTTCTGGCAGGCTGCTCCAGCACAACCGAAGACAAAACCGCAGGCTGGAGCCCCAACAAGATCTACTCCGAAGCCCGCGATGAAGCGAACTCCGGCAGCTACGATAAGGCCGTTCCGCTGTTCGAGAAGCTCGAAGGCCGCGCCGCCGGCACGCCGCTCGCCCAGCAAGCGCAGCTCGAAAAGGCCTACGCGCAGTACAAGAACAACGACAAGGCGCAGGCCGTCGCCACGCTGGACCGGTTCCTGAAGCTGCACCCCTCCTCGCCTGCCACCGACTATGCGCTGTACCTGAAAGGTCTGGTCAACTTCAACGAAGACCTCGGCATGTTCTCATGGCTGTCGCGCCAGGACCTGTCCGAGCGCGACCAGAAGGCGGCCAAGGACTCGTTCGAATCGTTCCGCGATCTCGTGACGCGCTTCCCCGAATCGCGATACACCCCGGACGCCCGCCAGCGCATGACGTATATCGTCAACTCGCTTGCCCAGTATGAAGTACACGTCGCACGCTACTACTACGAGCGCGGCGCCTACGTCGCCGCCATCAGCCGCGCCCAGATCGCCGTGTCAGACTACAAGGAAGTGCCGGCCATCGAAGAGGCGCTGTACATCCTCATGCGCTCCTACGACGCATTGGGTCTGGAACAGCTGCGTGACGACACGCGCCGCGTGATCGAGGCCTCCTACCCCAACAGCGAGTTCCTCAAGTCCGGTTTTGCGAAGAAGAGCGATCCGTGGTGGAAGTTCTGGTAA
- a CDS encoding ATP-dependent DNA helicase → MEADVRSLLGTGGALEQSFENFRPRPEQLEMAHAVAQTVGAGGCLVVEAGTGTGKTFAYLIPALLSGKRVLISTATKALQDQLVHRDLPRLQEVLGKHRAVHRRVALLKGRANYLCLHRLDQAVQGLLDAGVSSSPILIARAWAQSTRSGDLAELGELHADAHLQAQITSTRDNCLRGQCPRYDDCHVFRARRQAMAADVAVVNHHLFFADLAGAAEGGESDLLAHAQVVIFDEAHSLNSVGQQAFGLEFSSRQLVALAHDLQQTGSQEAQGMRDWTALAMELLDAARALAACCNALSENTRVAWQDEAPDGVSIAKWMHAWAAVAQSLRAALAELDAVTAASPDLLRLHQRAVLMLQGLMALSSTEDASRVRWLTRSADGVHLSQTPFRAGPDLQRLWATAQPREGGEKEESAWSEDAVKAAPEHVRAFIFTSATLGTNDALDWFTEPLGLSQAAVMRLASPFDYASQATLFIPEHLPSANDLQHAAQLAEWLAGPLVQLGGRTLFLTTSLRAMGEVARVLHERLADVPQIELLVQGDMPSSRIAERFQSSAKSSEAGLRSGCVLVASHTYWQGFDVPGDALQMVVIDKLPFPVPTDPLVEAYEQYLIRRGRNAFKEFALQEAAMALRQGAGRLIRGETDSGLLVVADARLAKGYGKWLQRQLPPMRRLASQAEFQSEIERLSEGLTRTSTTDRSSSQNRT, encoded by the coding sequence ATGGAGGCCGATGTCCGTTCCTTGCTGGGTACGGGCGGAGCTCTTGAGCAGTCGTTTGAGAACTTCCGCCCTCGGCCAGAACAGCTGGAGATGGCGCATGCTGTCGCGCAGACAGTTGGCGCTGGTGGCTGTCTGGTGGTGGAGGCGGGCACGGGGACTGGCAAGACGTTTGCGTATTTGATTCCGGCGCTGCTGAGCGGCAAGCGTGTGCTGATTTCCACCGCGACCAAGGCGTTGCAGGATCAATTGGTGCATCGCGATCTTCCACGTCTGCAGGAAGTGCTGGGCAAGCACCGCGCTGTGCACCGTCGGGTTGCGCTGCTCAAGGGACGCGCCAACTATCTGTGCCTGCACCGGCTGGATCAGGCGGTGCAGGGATTGCTTGACGCGGGCGTTTCCAGCTCGCCGATTCTGATCGCCCGTGCGTGGGCGCAGTCCACGCGCAGTGGCGATCTGGCGGAGCTCGGCGAACTGCATGCGGATGCGCATCTGCAGGCGCAAATAACCTCCACGCGCGACAACTGCTTGCGTGGCCAATGCCCGCGCTACGACGATTGCCACGTCTTTCGCGCGCGCAGACAGGCGATGGCGGCGGATGTGGCGGTGGTCAATCATCATCTTTTCTTCGCCGATCTGGCGGGGGCTGCGGAGGGTGGCGAGTCCGACCTGCTTGCACATGCACAGGTGGTCATCTTCGATGAGGCCCACTCGCTGAACTCTGTGGGGCAGCAGGCGTTTGGGCTGGAGTTCAGCTCGCGCCAGTTGGTTGCGTTGGCGCATGACCTGCAGCAGACGGGATCGCAGGAAGCGCAGGGCATGCGGGACTGGACGGCGCTTGCGATGGAGCTGCTCGATGCGGCTCGGGCGCTGGCGGCCTGCTGCAATGCACTTTCAGAAAACACCCGCGTGGCCTGGCAGGACGAGGCACCCGATGGTGTCTCCATCGCAAAGTGGATGCATGCCTGGGCTGCGGTAGCGCAAAGCCTGCGCGCGGCCCTTGCCGAGCTGGATGCGGTAACCGCCGCATCGCCCGACCTGCTTCGCCTGCATCAGCGTGCCGTGTTGATGCTGCAGGGGCTGATGGCGCTGTCATCGACGGAAGACGCATCGCGCGTGCGATGGCTGACTCGTAGCGCGGATGGCGTCCATCTGTCGCAGACACCTTTTCGCGCGGGGCCGGATCTGCAGAGACTTTGGGCGACAGCCCAACCGCGCGAGGGCGGTGAGAAAGAGGAAAGCGCTTGGAGTGAGGATGCCGTGAAGGCCGCTCCAGAGCATGTGCGTGCTTTCATCTTCACGTCTGCGACGCTTGGCACAAACGACGCACTTGACTGGTTCACCGAGCCGCTAGGGCTTTCACAAGCCGCCGTGATGCGGCTTGCGAGTCCGTTCGACTATGCCTCGCAGGCGACGCTGTTCATTCCCGAGCATTTGCCGTCGGCCAACGATCTGCAGCATGCTGCCCAGTTGGCCGAGTGGCTTGCCGGGCCACTGGTGCAGCTTGGAGGGCGAACGCTGTTTCTCACGACCAGCCTGCGCGCGATGGGCGAGGTGGCGAGGGTGCTGCACGAACGGCTCGCGGATGTGCCGCAGATCGAGTTGTTGGTGCAGGGCGACATGCCATCGAGCCGGATCGCCGAGCGGTTTCAGTCGAGTGCGAAGAGCAGCGAGGCAGGCCTTCGGTCGGGTTGCGTGCTGGTGGCGTCACACACCTATTGGCAGGGCTTTGATGTGCCAGGTGATGCGCTGCAGATGGTGGTGATTGACAAGCTGCCGTTTCCCGTTCCAACCGATCCGCTGGTCGAGGCCTACGAGCAGTACCTCATAAGGCGAGGGCGCAATGCGTTCAAGGAGTTTGCCCTGCAGGAGGCGGCCATGGCGCTGCGTCAGGGAGCGGGCCGGCTGATTCGCGGCGAGACGGACTCGGGCTTGCTGGTGGTGGCCGATGCGCGTCTCGCCAAGGGCTACGGCAAGTGGTTGCAGCGCCAGTTGCCGCCAATGCGGCGACTGGCGTCGCAAGCCGAATTTCAGTCGGAAATCGAGCGGCTGTCCGAAGGACTTACCAGAACTTCCACCACGGATCGCTCTTCTTCGCAAAACCGGACTTGA
- a CDS encoding PP2C family serine/threonine-protein phosphatase — translation MSKAFRLTASTGVHKGDREYQQDRVALFSHPRFNGCVLGIVADGMGGRSGGRKASDQVLLTAQQLFERFSPDSDDGPTMLKHIVTEAHIVIRLTAISSEQEPHSTVAAFLITPRGECHWVHAGDSRIYHVQNGHMIQRTSDHSYVQSLVDRGELTEAEAHSHPHSNILVGCLGTESDPPAATHVISSLQPGDVILACSDGVWHYFAPTELASVVNSLTPREATEFLIDKARARARGTGDNLSLVIVKVEALEEQKKVPTLAELARPEGHSVGNHVPQR, via the coding sequence ATGTCCAAAGCCTTTCGACTGACCGCTTCCACCGGAGTTCACAAGGGTGATCGCGAGTACCAGCAAGACCGGGTCGCGCTGTTTTCGCACCCCCGGTTCAACGGTTGCGTGCTCGGCATTGTTGCAGACGGCATGGGTGGACGCAGCGGCGGGCGCAAGGCATCCGATCAGGTGCTGCTCACAGCGCAGCAACTGTTCGAACGTTTCTCGCCTGACTCCGATGACGGCCCGACGATGCTCAAGCATATCGTCACCGAAGCGCACATCGTCATTCGACTCACCGCCATTTCCTCCGAACAGGAACCTCACAGCACAGTAGCCGCCTTTCTGATCACGCCGCGTGGCGAATGCCATTGGGTGCACGCAGGCGATTCGCGCATCTACCATGTTCAGAACGGCCACATGATCCAGCGCACCAGCGACCACTCCTACGTGCAGTCACTGGTTGACCGTGGCGAGCTCACCGAGGCCGAGGCGCACAGCCATCCGCACTCCAACATTCTGGTTGGCTGTCTGGGCACAGAAAGCGATCCGCCAGCCGCCACCCACGTGATTTCATCCTTGCAGCCCGGCGATGTGATTCTGGCCTGCAGCGACGGCGTGTGGCACTACTTTGCGCCCACCGAACTTGCATCGGTCGTGAACTCGCTCACGCCGCGTGAGGCCACAGAATTTCTGATCGACAAGGCTCGCGCTCGCGCTCGCGGCACCGGCGATAACCTGTCGCTCGTGATCGTGAAAGTCGAGGCGCTGGAAGAACAGAAAAAGGTGCCCACCCTCGCCGAACTCGCTCGCCCGGAAGGCCACAGCGTGGGCAACCACGTGCCGCAGCGCTAG
- the clpS gene encoding ATP-dependent Clp protease adapter ClpS: MATKPPSRPKVPPIKPRQDEGGSVVLERRTLRTEPPRMYQVVMLNDDYTPMEFVVVVLQEFFNKDREAATQIMLKIHLDGKGVCGVFTRDVAATKVEQVLDAAHKAGHPLQCVCEPVE; this comes from the coding sequence ATGGCAACGAAACCTCCTTCCCGTCCCAAGGTACCGCCGATCAAACCCCGTCAGGACGAGGGCGGATCGGTCGTGCTGGAGCGGCGCACGCTGCGGACCGAACCGCCGCGCATGTACCAGGTGGTCATGCTCAATGATGACTACACACCCATGGAGTTCGTGGTGGTGGTGCTGCAGGAGTTCTTCAACAAGGACCGCGAAGCCGCCACGCAGATCATGCTGAAGATCCACTTGGATGGTAAGGGTGTTTGCGGGGTTTTCACCCGTGACGTTGCTGCAACCAAGGTGGAACAAGTTCTCGACGCGGCGCACAAGGCAGGGCATCCTTTGCAATGTGTATGCGAGCCTGTTGAATAA
- the clpA gene encoding ATP-dependent Clp protease ATP-binding subunit ClpA yields MIAQELEVSLHMAFVEARQQRHEFITVEHLLLALLDNPSAAEVLRACAANIDDLRASLTNFIKDNTPQVAGTDEVDTQPTLGFQRVIQRAIMHVQSTGNGKKEVTGANVLVAIFGEKDSHAVYYLHQQGVTRLDVVNYIAHGIKKGEPPEPTKAEGQPEAEESGGERNEKASPLEQFTLNLNQAAKEGKIDPLIGRQYEVERTIQILCRRRKNNPLLVGEAGVGKTAIAEGLAWRITQNDVPEILAEATVYSLDMGALLAGTKYRGDFEQRLKGVLKSLKDKPNAILFIDEIHTLIGAGAASGGTLDASNLLKPALSSGQLKCIGATTFTEYRGIFEKDAALSRRFQKVDVVEPTVAETIDILKGLKSRFEEHHSVKYALAALQAAAELSAKYINDRHLPDKAIDVIDEAGAAQRILAPSKRKKTIGKTEIEEIVAKIARIPPANVSNDDRSKLQTLERDLKSVVFGQDKALDVLASAVKMARSGLGKGDKPIGSFLFSGPTGVGKTEAAKQLAYIMGIDLIRFDMSEYMERHAVSRLIGAPPGYVGFDQGGLLTEAISKKPHAVLLLDEIEKAHPDIFNVLLQVMDHGTLTDNNGRKADFRNVIIIMTTNAGAETMNKATIGFTNPRQAGDEMGDIKRLFTPEFRNRLDAIVSFKALDEQIILRVVDKFLLQLETQLAEKKVEVTFTDVLRKHLAKKGFDPLMGARPMQRLIQDTIRRALADELLFGRLTDGGRLTVDIEHGTDDKGNETSEVKLDIQPLMKKERTKSEPAEPEEATTD; encoded by the coding sequence ATGATTGCCCAGGAACTGGAAGTAAGCTTGCACATGGCCTTTGTTGAGGCCCGTCAGCAGCGCCACGAGTTCATCACCGTGGAGCACTTGCTGCTCGCTCTGCTCGACAATCCCAGTGCAGCCGAGGTGCTGCGCGCATGCGCGGCCAATATTGACGATCTGCGCGCCTCGCTGACGAATTTCATCAAGGACAACACACCGCAGGTCGCTGGCACCGACGAGGTGGACACGCAGCCCACGCTGGGCTTTCAGCGTGTGATCCAGCGCGCCATCATGCACGTGCAGTCCACCGGCAACGGCAAGAAGGAAGTGACCGGCGCCAACGTGCTCGTCGCGATCTTCGGCGAGAAGGATTCGCACGCTGTCTACTATCTGCACCAGCAGGGCGTGACCCGCCTTGACGTGGTGAACTACATCGCCCATGGCATCAAGAAGGGCGAGCCGCCAGAGCCCACCAAGGCCGAAGGCCAGCCTGAAGCCGAGGAAAGCGGCGGCGAGCGCAACGAAAAGGCTTCTCCGCTAGAGCAGTTCACGCTCAACTTGAACCAAGCTGCCAAGGAAGGCAAAATCGATCCGCTGATCGGCCGCCAGTACGAGGTCGAGCGCACGATCCAGATCCTCTGCCGTCGCCGCAAGAACAACCCGCTGCTGGTGGGTGAAGCCGGCGTGGGCAAGACTGCGATTGCAGAAGGACTCGCATGGCGCATCACCCAGAACGACGTGCCGGAAATCCTCGCCGAGGCGACCGTGTACTCGCTCGACATGGGCGCGCTGCTGGCCGGTACCAAGTACCGTGGTGATTTCGAGCAACGCCTGAAGGGCGTGCTCAAGTCGCTCAAGGACAAGCCAAACGCGATCCTGTTCATCGACGAAATCCACACGCTGATCGGCGCAGGCGCTGCGTCGGGCGGCACGCTGGACGCGTCGAACTTGCTCAAGCCTGCACTCTCGAGCGGTCAGCTCAAGTGCATCGGCGCGACGACGTTCACGGAATACCGTGGTATCTTCGAGAAGGATGCCGCGCTGTCCCGCCGCTTTCAGAAGGTCGATGTGGTCGAGCCCACCGTGGCGGAAACCATCGACATCCTGAAGGGACTGAAGTCGCGCTTCGAAGAGCACCACAGCGTCAAGTACGCTCTGGCGGCCCTGCAGGCTGCGGCCGAGCTGTCGGCCAAGTACATCAACGACCGTCACCTGCCCGACAAGGCCATCGACGTGATCGACGAAGCCGGCGCTGCCCAGCGCATTCTCGCGCCTTCCAAGCGCAAGAAGACCATCGGCAAGACCGAGATCGAAGAGATCGTGGCCAAGATCGCGCGCATCCCGCCCGCCAATGTCTCCAACGACGACCGCAGCAAGCTGCAGACGCTCGAACGTGACTTGAAGAGCGTGGTGTTCGGTCAGGACAAGGCGCTGGACGTACTGGCTTCTGCCGTGAAGATGGCGCGTTCGGGTCTGGGCAAGGGCGACAAGCCGATTGGCTCGTTCCTGTTCAGCGGCCCCACCGGCGTCGGCAAGACCGAAGCGGCCAAGCAATTGGCCTACATCATGGGCATCGACCTGATCCGCTTCGACATGTCGGAGTATATGGAGCGCCATGCGGTGAGCCGTTTGATTGGTGCGCCTCCGGGCTATGTGGGCTTCGATCAGGGTGGTCTGCTCACCGAAGCCATCAGCAAGAAGCCGCATGCGGTGCTGCTGCTCGACGAAATCGAGAAGGCGCATCCGGACATCTTCAATGTGTTGCTGCAGGTGATGGACCACGGCACGCTGACTGACAACAACGGACGCAAGGCCGACTTCCGCAACGTCATCATCATCATGACGACGAACGCGGGCGCCGAGACCATGAACAAGGCCACCATCGGCTTCACGAATCCGCGTCAGGCGGGCGACGAAATGGGCGACATCAAGCGCCTGTTCACGCCGGAATTCCGCAACCGCCTGGATGCCATCGTGAGCTTCAAGGCGCTCGACGAGCAGATCATCCTGCGCGTGGTGGATAAGTTCCTGCTGCAACTGGAAACGCAACTCGCCGAGAAGAAGGTGGAAGTCACCTTCACCGACGTGCTGCGCAAGCATCTGGCCAAGAAGGGCTTTGATCCGCTGATGGGCGCGCGTCCGATGCAGCGCCTGATTCAGGACACGATCCGTCGTGCGCTGGCTGATGAGCTGCTGTTCGGTCGCCTGACCGATGGGGGACGTCTGACGGTGGACATCGAACATGGGACCGATGACAAGGGCAACGAGACTTCCGAGGTCAAGCTGGATATTCAGCCCCTGATGAAGAAGGAGCGCACCAAGTCAGAACCCGCCGAGCCGGAAGAGGCAACAACCGACTGA